The Urbifossiella limnaea genome has a window encoding:
- a CDS encoding glycine cleavage system protein H → MPDALTFLMGNHPAELPGDRLYCKNHMWCQPTPDGPLRVGFSSYAVRLMQDVYFLEWRTDPGLVTLKQEIGFIETQKATSGLYAPLAGRVLRFNPALLTDPSGINADPYGAGWLFEIDADPTGHTLDVAGYYAHLEAGWEATQRMLKGQVNSIEDE, encoded by the coding sequence ATGCCCGACGCTCTCACCTTCCTGATGGGGAACCACCCGGCCGAGCTGCCGGGGGACCGCCTCTACTGCAAGAACCACATGTGGTGCCAGCCCACGCCCGACGGCCCGCTGCGGGTCGGGTTCAGCAGCTACGCCGTGCGGCTCATGCAGGACGTGTACTTCCTCGAATGGCGCACCGACCCGGGCCTCGTCACGCTCAAGCAGGAGATCGGCTTCATCGAGACGCAGAAGGCCACGTCCGGCCTGTACGCGCCGCTCGCGGGCCGCGTCCTGCGCTTCAACCCGGCGCTGCTGACGGACCCGTCCGGGATCAACGCCGACCCCTACGGCGCCGGCTGGCTGTTCGAGATCGACGCCGACCCGACCGGGCACACGCTCGACGTGGCGGGCTACTACGCGCACCTCGAAGCCGGCTGGGAGGCGACCCAGCGAATGCTCAAGGGGCAGGTCAACAGCATCGAGGATGAGTAA
- a CDS encoding AMP-binding protein yields MLGPVRWVVWVLARAVLALRYRLAVTGLDAARGPGPFFVMPNHPGFCEPPNVFAHLWARLNFRPMLLETHFQNPALAPFAWLLRAIRVPDTAQIGAETRDRAAAAVQTAIDALKAGDNVIVWPSGHLTHDGRTDLGGARGAADILAAVPNVTVLLVRTRGLWGSRLSWARGKPHLVAELLRGVGLLLANLLLFTPRRRGTITVEAFPPGTRPEPTREAVNRWLEDWFNADTGGKPETPTYVPYHFAVGPRTFEFPPPKTAAGLDLSKVKPATKEAVAHIVEEHLKRPLDPGENAADTTFARLGVDSLDGMEITLKVEHQFGFTGDAVPTTLGQLWALAEGLLDRAPPKPPPAAWFNPATSADPVAVEGATIPEAVLTRAFKQRRDVILADDLAGGVTYERLVVGAWAMSRRFAELPSASVGLLLPASVAGDTALLAIMLAGKLPAVLNWTTGPANLGHAAQVMGLTHVVTSKAFIDRTQVQVPGTEFIFLEHLRAKMGKVELLSRLLRVRYFGGAVKHRLLANAAADPHKPAVVLFTSGSEKAPKAVPLTHDNILSVQRGIAAVADFTRADSILGFLPLFHSFGLSITGLMPLVLGLRVVHHPDPTDSAALVRKCAGYQATIVFGTPTFLGFLAERAKPGDFDALRLVVAGAEKAPPSLFAAYARVAPRAEVLEGYGITECAPVVSVNVPGRVKPGTVGDPIPGVRVCVTDLETDAVLPQGQLGMLLVGGPTIFPGYLGEGAADPFRVIAGERWYVTGDLAALDPTGAIVFHGRLKRFLKAGGEMISLPALEEPFTRRYPPTDAGPRVAVEGTDGDGGRQVVLFTTEPLTVREANAILSEEGFRGVMRLDEVRRVESLPVLGTGKTDYKLLRAQLG; encoded by the coding sequence ATGCTCGGTCCGGTCCGGTGGGTGGTCTGGGTGCTCGCCCGCGCCGTCCTCGCCCTCCGCTACCGCCTCGCCGTGACCGGCCTCGACGCCGCCCGCGGCCCCGGGCCGTTCTTCGTGATGCCGAACCACCCCGGGTTCTGCGAGCCGCCGAACGTCTTCGCGCACCTGTGGGCGCGGCTGAACTTCCGGCCGATGCTCCTCGAAACCCACTTCCAGAACCCGGCCCTCGCCCCGTTCGCCTGGCTGCTGCGGGCCATCCGCGTCCCCGACACCGCGCAGATCGGCGCCGAGACCCGCGACCGCGCCGCCGCCGCCGTGCAGACCGCCATCGACGCCCTGAAGGCCGGCGACAACGTCATCGTGTGGCCCAGCGGCCACCTCACCCACGACGGCCGCACCGACCTCGGCGGCGCCCGCGGCGCGGCCGACATCCTCGCCGCCGTGCCGAACGTCACCGTGCTGCTGGTCCGCACCCGCGGCCTGTGGGGGAGCCGCCTCAGCTGGGCGCGCGGCAAGCCGCACCTCGTCGCCGAGCTCCTCCGCGGCGTCGGCCTGCTGCTGGCGAACCTGCTGCTGTTCACCCCCCGGCGCCGCGGCACCATCACCGTCGAGGCGTTCCCGCCGGGGACGCGCCCCGAGCCGACGCGCGAGGCCGTCAACCGCTGGCTCGAAGACTGGTTCAACGCCGACACCGGCGGCAAGCCCGAGACGCCGACCTACGTCCCGTACCACTTCGCGGTCGGCCCGCGCACGTTCGAGTTCCCGCCGCCGAAGACTGCCGCCGGGCTCGACCTGTCGAAGGTGAAGCCGGCCACGAAGGAGGCCGTCGCCCACATCGTCGAGGAGCACCTGAAGCGGCCGCTCGACCCCGGCGAGAACGCCGCCGACACCACCTTCGCCCGGCTCGGCGTCGACTCGCTCGACGGCATGGAGATCACGCTGAAGGTGGAGCACCAGTTCGGCTTCACCGGCGACGCCGTGCCGACCACGCTCGGGCAGCTGTGGGCGCTCGCCGAAGGGCTCCTCGACCGCGCCCCGCCGAAGCCGCCGCCGGCCGCGTGGTTCAACCCCGCGACCAGCGCCGACCCCGTGGCCGTGGAGGGCGCCACCATCCCGGAGGCGGTCCTGACGCGCGCCTTCAAGCAGCGCCGTGACGTGATCCTCGCCGACGACCTCGCCGGCGGCGTCACGTACGAGCGCCTCGTCGTCGGGGCGTGGGCGATGAGCCGGCGGTTCGCCGAGTTGCCCTCGGCGAGCGTCGGCCTGCTGCTGCCGGCGTCCGTGGCCGGCGACACGGCGCTGCTGGCGATCATGCTCGCCGGCAAGCTCCCCGCGGTGCTGAACTGGACGACCGGCCCCGCCAACCTCGGCCACGCCGCGCAGGTGATGGGCCTCACCCACGTCGTCACGTCGAAGGCGTTCATCGACCGCACCCAGGTGCAGGTGCCGGGCACCGAGTTCATCTTCCTCGAACACCTGCGGGCGAAGATGGGGAAGGTCGAACTCCTGTCGCGGCTGCTGCGCGTCCGCTACTTCGGCGGTGCGGTGAAGCACCGGCTGCTGGCGAACGCCGCGGCCGACCCGCACAAGCCGGCGGTGGTGCTGTTCACCAGCGGCAGCGAGAAGGCGCCGAAGGCGGTGCCGCTGACGCACGACAACATCCTGAGCGTGCAGCGCGGCATCGCCGCGGTCGCGGACTTCACCCGCGCCGACTCGATCCTCGGCTTCCTGCCGCTGTTCCACAGCTTCGGCCTGTCCATCACCGGGCTGATGCCGCTGGTGCTGGGGCTGCGCGTCGTCCACCACCCGGACCCGACCGACTCGGCGGCGCTGGTCCGCAAGTGCGCCGGGTACCAGGCGACGATCGTGTTCGGCACGCCGACGTTCCTGGGGTTCCTGGCCGAGCGGGCGAAGCCGGGCGACTTCGACGCCCTGCGGCTGGTGGTGGCCGGGGCCGAGAAGGCGCCGCCGTCGCTGTTCGCGGCCTACGCCCGCGTCGCCCCGCGGGCCGAGGTGCTGGAGGGCTACGGCATCACCGAGTGCGCCCCCGTGGTGTCGGTGAACGTGCCGGGCCGGGTGAAGCCGGGGACGGTCGGCGACCCGATCCCCGGGGTGCGGGTGTGCGTGACCGACCTGGAGACGGACGCGGTGCTGCCGCAGGGCCAGCTGGGGATGCTGCTGGTGGGCGGCCCGACGATCTTCCCCGGCTACCTGGGGGAGGGCGCCGCGGACCCGTTCCGGGTGATCGCCGGCGAGCGGTGGTACGTGACGGGCGACCTGGCGGCGCTGGACCCGACGGGGGCGATCGTGTTCCACGGCCGGCTGAAGCGGTTCCTGAAGGCGGGCGGCGAGATGATCTCGCTGCCGGCGCTGGAGGAGCCGTTCACGCGCCGCTACCCGCCGACGGACGCCGGCCCGCGGGTGGCGGTGGAGGGGACGGACGGCGACGGCGGCCGGCAGGTGGTGCTGTTCACGACGGAGCCGCTGACGGTGCGGGAGGCGAACGCGATCCTGTCGGAGGAGGGCTTCCGCGGCGTGATGCGGCTGGACGAGGTGCGGCGGGTGGAGAGCCTGCCGGTGCTGGGCACCGGCAAGACGGACTACAAGCTCCTCCGGGCGCAGCTGGGGTGA
- a CDS encoding coproporphyrinogen-III oxidase family protein encodes MTAVEQEKTGLGNYFIANYPPFSFWKPAHVAAARDVLNAPPTPGTPLGLYLHIPFCRKRCKFCYFRVYTDKNAKDIETYLGALTKEVELLAATPVVGGRPLDYVYFGGGTPSYLSAAQLDSLMTRLKQIMPWDQAREVTFECEPGTLQRHKLETLRAQGVTRLSLGVENFKAEILQYNGRAHLEEEIDRAYGWAREIGFPQINIDLIAGMVGEDWDNWKRCVERTIGLAPDCVTIYQMELPYNTVFSKELTVIGNDEPSLGVADWPTKRAWTKYAFAELEKAGYTVSSATTVVKDASKTKFVYREALWRGADMFGAGVASFGHVNGVHLQNLDTWETYTEALAKGELPLGRAFPTVERDRLVREVVLLLKTGKLDVGYFRAKYGVDIRDTFREAFAKLEADGWLTVGAESVDCTRDGLIQIDRHLPAFFDPQYVNARYT; translated from the coding sequence ATGACCGCCGTCGAGCAAGAGAAGACCGGCCTCGGCAACTACTTCATCGCCAACTACCCGCCGTTCTCGTTCTGGAAGCCGGCGCACGTCGCCGCCGCCCGCGACGTGCTGAACGCGCCGCCCACGCCGGGCACCCCGCTCGGGCTGTACCTCCACATCCCGTTCTGCCGCAAGCGCTGCAAGTTCTGCTACTTCCGCGTCTACACCGACAAGAACGCCAAGGACATCGAGACGTACCTCGGCGCCCTCACGAAGGAAGTGGAACTGCTGGCCGCGACGCCGGTCGTGGGCGGCCGGCCGCTCGACTACGTGTACTTCGGCGGCGGTACGCCGTCGTACCTCAGCGCCGCCCAACTCGACAGCCTGATGACGCGGCTGAAGCAGATCATGCCGTGGGACCAGGCCCGCGAGGTGACGTTCGAGTGCGAGCCCGGCACGCTCCAGCGGCACAAGCTCGAAACGCTCCGCGCCCAGGGTGTCACCCGGCTGTCACTCGGCGTCGAGAACTTCAAGGCGGAGATTCTGCAGTACAACGGCCGCGCCCACCTCGAAGAAGAAATCGACCGGGCCTACGGCTGGGCGCGCGAGATCGGCTTCCCGCAGATCAACATCGACCTGATCGCCGGCATGGTCGGCGAGGACTGGGACAACTGGAAGCGGTGCGTCGAGCGGACCATCGGCCTCGCCCCGGACTGCGTGACGATCTACCAGATGGAGCTGCCGTACAACACGGTGTTCTCGAAGGAACTGACCGTGATCGGCAACGACGAGCCGAGCCTCGGCGTGGCCGACTGGCCGACGAAACGGGCGTGGACGAAGTACGCCTTCGCCGAGCTCGAAAAGGCCGGCTACACCGTGTCGAGCGCCACGACGGTGGTGAAGGACGCGAGCAAGACGAAGTTCGTGTACCGCGAGGCGCTGTGGCGCGGGGCCGACATGTTCGGCGCCGGCGTGGCGTCGTTCGGGCACGTCAACGGCGTCCACCTCCAGAACCTCGACACCTGGGAGACCTACACCGAGGCGCTGGCGAAGGGCGAGCTGCCGCTGGGGCGGGCGTTCCCGACGGTGGAGCGCGACCGGCTGGTGCGCGAGGTGGTGCTGCTGCTGAAGACCGGCAAGCTGGACGTGGGCTACTTCCGCGCCAAGTACGGCGTGGACATCCGCGACACGTTCCGCGAGGCGTTCGCCAAGCTCGAAGCCGACGGCTGGCTGACGGTCGGCGCCGAGTCGGTGGACTGCACCCGCGACGGCCTGATCCAGATCGACCGCCACCTGCCGGCGTTCTTCGACCCGCAGTACGTGAACGCCCGATACACCTGA
- a CDS encoding (2Fe-2S)-binding protein yields the protein MNPDDKVCLCFHVTRRKLVNWTRLHQPRVPSQLSACGGAGTGCGWCIPFLKQIFRQEAALDAVSAEEYARGRAGHVAAGKGTPPPGAEPA from the coding sequence ATGAACCCGGACGACAAGGTCTGCCTGTGCTTCCACGTCACCCGGCGGAAGCTGGTGAACTGGACGCGGCTGCACCAGCCGCGGGTGCCGAGCCAGCTGTCGGCGTGCGGCGGCGCCGGCACCGGGTGCGGGTGGTGCATCCCGTTCCTGAAACAAATCTTCCGCCAGGAGGCCGCCCTCGACGCCGTCTCCGCCGAGGAGTACGCCCGCGGCCGGGCCGGGCACGTCGCCGCCGGCAAGGGCACGCCGCCGCCCGGCGCCGAGCCGGCATAG
- a CDS encoding SAP domain-containing protein, whose protein sequence is MSSPTDPTLDSMPEPTEPGPEQTNRLFEVFPPDDASVEPDEDGGEWEFEEAGDTPGAETTAVAETGTAGPRLRRRRRRPRLDSPELRLRGRRALCPRVEDIAPLMLKTAKLRVLGGYLQSVRGLEDDDLTRILRDDAAKLADPERVRATLASHDPDYNRGQLKAMILAVLLQEETHTLPENRLDAKVIEFEKALAGRAAAFDLAALRKADPDRWHSLDTYRIVLDAAWSNDGQISPDEARLLTVLRKHLGIPLEEHWVISALIGRFPKTGGALHTPDEVNDARKDLQRQSVVWSYRDESNQLNDVIPAEVAPTCREWAGQELQVVNYRRLLSHDALLLPDLWAALDARGLDRSGNKPDLIARIVASDLRPTTVLGGLDRERLSSMCGTFGLKSSGAKAELIARIVEFYDDLTFEVRQTKDEREAWYSDYVALASRSYAELRAKKVITKDLDIEHLFEAATAFLFGVKLKATCDPSRTENRADGRVRLDADNCVLWDCKSVEAAVNLQDHLDGQFDSYLRKEQQVGLKPLGFLVIGPAFTPQSIRLANQYKARTNWDVALVQADALKHLADRWAATEPDKPFPVRLLVRTEVIDKERAEFLLSLA, encoded by the coding sequence ATGTCGTCGCCCACGGACCCGACCCTCGATTCCATGCCAGAGCCGACCGAGCCGGGCCCGGAACAGACCAACCGCTTGTTCGAGGTGTTCCCACCAGATGACGCGTCCGTGGAGCCGGACGAGGACGGAGGCGAGTGGGAATTCGAGGAAGCCGGCGACACACCCGGGGCGGAAACCACGGCCGTTGCCGAGACGGGTACGGCGGGACCGCGGTTGCGGAGGCGGCGCCGCCGGCCCCGGCTCGACTCACCCGAACTTCGGCTCCGCGGTCGGCGTGCGCTGTGCCCGCGGGTCGAAGACATCGCCCCGCTGATGCTCAAGACGGCCAAACTCCGCGTACTCGGCGGCTACCTTCAGTCCGTCCGGGGGTTGGAGGACGACGACCTCACCCGCATCCTGCGCGACGACGCCGCAAAACTCGCTGATCCCGAGCGGGTCCGTGCCACGCTCGCGTCTCACGACCCGGACTATAACCGCGGACAGCTCAAGGCGATGATTCTGGCCGTCCTCCTTCAGGAGGAAACGCACACGCTGCCCGAAAACCGGCTCGACGCCAAGGTGATCGAGTTCGAGAAGGCGCTGGCCGGGCGCGCGGCCGCGTTTGACCTCGCCGCACTCCGCAAGGCCGACCCGGACCGGTGGCACTCGCTCGACACGTACCGAATCGTTCTCGACGCGGCCTGGAGTAACGACGGGCAGATTTCGCCGGACGAAGCCCGGTTGCTTACCGTCCTCCGCAAGCACCTGGGCATTCCCTTGGAGGAACACTGGGTCATCAGCGCGCTCATCGGCCGGTTTCCGAAGACGGGGGGCGCACTGCACACACCCGACGAGGTCAACGACGCCCGCAAGGACTTGCAGCGACAAAGCGTGGTCTGGAGCTACCGCGACGAGAGTAACCAGCTCAACGACGTGATCCCAGCCGAAGTCGCACCGACGTGTCGGGAGTGGGCCGGCCAGGAGCTCCAGGTGGTGAACTACCGCCGGCTCCTATCGCACGACGCGCTGCTCCTCCCGGACCTGTGGGCGGCGCTCGACGCCCGCGGGCTCGACCGCTCCGGCAACAAGCCCGACCTGATCGCCCGCATCGTCGCCAGCGACCTCCGCCCGACGACCGTACTCGGCGGGTTGGACCGGGAGCGACTGTCGTCCATGTGCGGCACGTTCGGGCTGAAGTCGTCCGGAGCGAAGGCCGAGTTGATCGCCCGGATCGTCGAGTTCTACGACGACCTGACGTTCGAGGTGCGGCAGACGAAGGACGAGCGTGAGGCGTGGTACAGCGACTACGTCGCGCTGGCGAGCCGGTCCTACGCCGAATTGCGGGCGAAGAAGGTCATCACCAAAGACCTGGACATCGAGCACCTGTTCGAGGCAGCAACGGCGTTCCTGTTCGGGGTCAAGTTGAAGGCGACGTGCGACCCGAGCCGGACCGAGAACCGCGCGGACGGGCGGGTGCGGCTGGACGCCGACAACTGTGTCCTGTGGGACTGCAAGTCGGTCGAAGCCGCCGTCAACTTGCAGGACCACCTGGACGGCCAGTTCGACAGCTACCTGCGGAAAGAGCAGCAGGTGGGGCTAAAGCCGCTCGGGTTCTTGGTCATCGGCCCGGCGTTCACGCCGCAGTCGATCCGGCTGGCGAACCAGTACAAGGCCCGGACGAATTGGGACGTGGCACTCGTTCAGGCGGACGCATTGAAGCACCTTGCCGACCGCTGGGCGGCGACCGAGCCGGACAAGCCGTTCCCCGTCCGCCTGCTGGTGCGCACGGAAGTCATCGATAAGGAGCGGGCCGAGTTCCTGCTGAGTCTGGCGTGA
- a CDS encoding DUF1559 family PulG-like putative transporter, translated as MLRRRLGFTLIELLVVIAIIAILVGLLLPAVQKVRQAAARASSQNNLKQLGLALHAFESATGSLPGMKAAGAANATSFGYSVHAQLLPYIEQEPLGKQIDTTQPLFVGVFPTASFQLNPAVAPAAATVLKTFLCPGDAQPPLFTINSGGGTHAGTSYVVNLGSGLAGAGAAAPNGYDTRFPSDGMFFYGPGLKFGDITDGTSNTLFLSQCLLGLNVNQTKPFAELTPDERRRQTGSLSGRGLFTGPGGANPGYGASPPIGAADYQTATSWRGNRGGSWIWANASVNGFTAALPPNSPEPDATAHGIGFLSARSTFAGGVNVCLGDGSVRFVRDAIALPAWRALATRAGGETVGGSDY; from the coding sequence ATGCTCCGCCGTCGTCTCGGGTTCACGCTCATCGAGTTGCTCGTCGTCATCGCCATCATCGCCATCCTGGTCGGCCTGCTGCTGCCGGCCGTGCAGAAGGTGCGGCAGGCCGCGGCCCGCGCCTCCAGCCAGAACAACCTGAAGCAGCTCGGCCTCGCCCTGCACGCCTTCGAGAGCGCCACCGGCAGCCTGCCCGGCATGAAGGCGGCCGGGGCGGCGAACGCCACCTCGTTCGGCTACTCGGTCCACGCGCAGCTGCTACCGTACATCGAGCAGGAGCCGCTCGGCAAGCAGATCGACACGACCCAGCCGCTGTTCGTCGGCGTCTTCCCGACGGCGTCGTTCCAGCTCAACCCGGCGGTCGCCCCGGCCGCCGCGACCGTGTTGAAGACGTTCCTCTGCCCCGGCGACGCGCAGCCGCCGCTGTTCACCATCAACTCGGGCGGCGGCACCCACGCCGGCACCAGCTACGTCGTGAACCTCGGCTCGGGGCTCGCCGGGGCCGGCGCGGCGGCCCCGAACGGGTACGACACCCGGTTCCCGTCGGACGGCATGTTCTTCTACGGCCCCGGCCTGAAGTTCGGCGACATCACCGACGGCACCTCGAACACGCTGTTCCTGTCGCAGTGCCTGCTGGGGCTGAACGTGAACCAGACCAAGCCGTTCGCCGAGCTGACGCCGGACGAGCGGCGGCGGCAGACGGGCAGCCTGTCGGGCCGCGGGCTGTTCACCGGGCCGGGCGGGGCCAACCCTGGCTACGGGGCCAGCCCGCCGATCGGGGCCGCCGACTACCAGACGGCCACGTCGTGGCGGGGCAACCGGGGCGGGTCGTGGATCTGGGCGAACGCCTCGGTGAACGGCTTCACCGCCGCACTGCCGCCGAACTCGCCGGAGCCGGACGCGACCGCCCACGGCATCGGCTTCCTGTCGGCCCGGAGCACCTTCGCCGGTGGCGTCAACGTGTGCCTGGGCGACGGCAGCGTCCGCTTCGTCCGCGACGCGATCGCGCTCCCCGCGTGGCGGGCGCTGGCCACCCGTGCCGGCGGCGAGACCGTCGGCGGTAGCGACTACTAA
- a CDS encoding outer membrane protein assembly factor BamB family protein has protein sequence MNLFLLPLLLCADPTPAPAWPGFRGDGTSTSAAKNLPLTWSPTENLAWRAPLPGYGQSSPVVWNGRVYVTAVDGAEKEKLLVVAVDAATGRAAWAKEFAAGQKGKNNPMMSRAAPTPVADSDGVVAFFESGDVVALTHAGGVRWQRSLTKDYGAFKNNHGVGSSPAQTDAAVVILIDDGEPSYLVALDKATGKTVWKADRKGRSSWTSPVAARVGGRPAVVVSSSGSLDAYDAATGAELATLGGLVGNNIPSPAVAGDLVVFGAGEGRAKAGAAAPSNGCVRLAATGSKLAFEPEWELKRVVSHHASPLVHRGHAYFVTKAGLVHCVDLATGAERYAERLDNPCWATPVGAGEHVYFFGRDGVTTVLKAGPEFEKVAANRFWGAADFARRQAEAREQAAATLPRPPEGKGPGGGPPVSPEERDAARYSAVGDVVYGVAAVDGGFFARTGTELICVRGPGR, from the coding sequence GTGAACCTGTTCCTGCTCCCGCTGCTGCTTTGCGCGGACCCGACGCCGGCTCCGGCGTGGCCCGGCTTCCGCGGCGACGGCACAAGTACCTCGGCCGCCAAGAACCTGCCGCTGACGTGGTCGCCGACCGAGAACCTTGCGTGGCGGGCGCCGCTGCCGGGGTACGGCCAGTCGTCGCCGGTGGTGTGGAACGGCCGCGTGTACGTCACCGCCGTCGACGGGGCCGAGAAGGAGAAGCTGCTCGTCGTCGCCGTGGACGCGGCCACCGGGAGGGCGGCGTGGGCGAAGGAGTTCGCCGCCGGCCAGAAGGGGAAGAACAACCCGATGATGAGCCGGGCCGCCCCGACGCCGGTGGCCGATTCCGACGGCGTGGTCGCCTTCTTCGAGTCGGGCGACGTGGTCGCCCTCACGCACGCCGGCGGGGTGCGCTGGCAGCGGTCGCTGACGAAGGACTACGGCGCGTTCAAGAACAACCACGGCGTCGGCAGCTCGCCCGCCCAGACGGACGCGGCGGTCGTGATCCTGATCGACGACGGCGAGCCGTCGTACCTCGTGGCGCTGGACAAGGCGACCGGCAAGACCGTGTGGAAGGCCGACCGCAAGGGCCGGTCGTCGTGGACATCGCCCGTCGCGGCCCGGGTCGGCGGCCGGCCGGCGGTCGTGGTCAGCAGCAGCGGCTCGCTCGACGCCTACGACGCGGCCACCGGGGCGGAGCTCGCCACCCTCGGCGGGCTGGTGGGGAACAACATCCCGTCGCCGGCGGTGGCCGGCGACCTGGTGGTCTTCGGGGCCGGCGAGGGGCGGGCGAAGGCGGGCGCCGCGGCGCCGTCGAACGGCTGCGTCCGCCTCGCGGCCACGGGCAGCAAGCTCGCCTTCGAGCCGGAGTGGGAGTTGAAGCGGGTGGTGAGCCACCACGCCAGCCCGCTCGTCCACCGCGGCCACGCCTACTTCGTCACCAAGGCCGGCCTCGTCCACTGCGTGGACCTGGCGACCGGTGCGGAGCGGTACGCCGAGCGGCTGGACAACCCGTGCTGGGCGACGCCGGTGGGGGCCGGCGAGCACGTCTACTTCTTCGGCAGGGACGGCGTGACGACGGTGCTGAAGGCCGGCCCCGAGTTCGAGAAGGTGGCGGCGAACCGCTTCTGGGGCGCGGCCGACTTCGCCCGCCGGCAAGCGGAGGCCCGGGAGCAGGCCGCCGCGACGCTCCCCCGGCCGCCGGAGGGGAAGGGGCCGGGCGGCGGCCCGCCGGTTTCGCCGGAGGAGCGCGACGCCGCCCGGTACTCGGCGGTCGGCGACGTGGTGTACGGGGTGGCGGCGGTAGACGGCGGCTTCTTCGCCCGCACCGGCACCGAGCTGATCTGCGTGCGCGGCCCCGGCCGGTGA
- a CDS encoding DUF1501 domain-containing protein, translating into MADLTRTDCEGFHRRDMLTIGSAGLLGLTLPSVLASEARAKPAERPAARAKGVILVWLSGGPATIDMWDNKPDAPEGIRGEFKSIPTTAAGMQFAETLPKMARQGNKVSVVRSLYHTIPSHSPATVFMTSGNKPTAALQYPSMGSLASKLLTTEVGVPPYVTFGQGNVASLSGYLGTGYNPFVIEGNGGGGAAAGRPGGAPSFRVRGISLDGTRITLTDLENRDRLLRNLDNGFRSVDRSSELVDGLDTFHQQALDILRSDKTKKAFDLASETAAVRESYGSTPFGQSALAARRLIEAGVRFATVSIGGWDTHSQTFQAHKTRLMPTLDTVLAALVADLEQRGLLDDTIVMCAGEFGRTPRVNKNAGRDHWARSMACVLAGGGIKRGYVHGSTDASGMAPNVDPTTPDDIGATIFQQLGIDPKTELQTTTGRPIQLFREGRVVEKLIG; encoded by the coding sequence ATGGCCGACCTGACCCGGACCGACTGCGAGGGCTTCCACCGCCGCGACATGCTGACCATCGGCAGCGCCGGCCTCCTCGGCCTCACGCTCCCGAGCGTCCTCGCGTCGGAAGCCCGCGCGAAGCCGGCGGAACGCCCCGCGGCCCGCGCCAAGGGCGTCATCCTCGTGTGGCTCAGCGGCGGCCCCGCCACCATCGACATGTGGGACAACAAGCCCGACGCCCCCGAGGGCATCCGCGGCGAGTTCAAGTCCATCCCCACCACCGCCGCCGGCATGCAGTTCGCCGAGACCTTGCCCAAGATGGCCCGGCAGGGGAACAAGGTCAGCGTCGTCCGGTCGCTGTACCACACCATCCCGAGCCACAGCCCGGCCACGGTCTTCATGACCAGCGGCAACAAGCCGACCGCCGCGCTGCAGTACCCGTCGATGGGCTCGCTGGCGTCGAAGCTGCTGACCACCGAGGTCGGCGTGCCCCCGTACGTCACCTTCGGCCAGGGGAACGTGGCGAGCCTGTCGGGCTACCTCGGCACCGGGTACAACCCGTTCGTCATCGAGGGGAACGGCGGCGGCGGGGCCGCGGCCGGGCGGCCGGGCGGCGCCCCGAGCTTCCGCGTCCGCGGCATCAGCCTCGACGGCACCCGCATCACCCTGACGGACCTGGAGAACCGCGACCGCCTGCTGCGGAACCTCGACAACGGCTTCCGCTCCGTGGACCGCAGCAGCGAACTCGTGGACGGCCTCGACACGTTCCACCAGCAGGCGCTGGACATCCTCCGCTCCGACAAGACGAAGAAGGCGTTCGACCTGGCCAGCGAGACCGCCGCGGTGCGCGAGAGCTACGGCAGCACGCCGTTCGGCCAGAGCGCCCTCGCCGCCCGCCGGCTGATCGAGGCCGGGGTGCGGTTCGCCACCGTGAGCATCGGCGGCTGGGACACGCACAGCCAGACGTTCCAGGCCCACAAGACCCGGCTGATGCCGACGCTCGACACGGTGCTGGCGGCGCTGGTCGCCGACCTGGAGCAGCGCGGGCTGCTGGACGACACGATTGTGATGTGCGCCGGCGAGTTCGGCCGCACCCCGCGGGTGAACAAGAACGCCGGCCGCGACCACTGGGCCCGGTCGATGGCGTGCGTGCTGGCCGGCGGCGGGATCAAGCGCGGCTACGTCCACGGCAGCACCGACGCCTCGGGCATGGCCCCGAACGTCGACCCGACGACGCCGGACGACATCGGCGCGACGATCTTCCAGCAGCTCGGGATCGACCCGAAGACGGAGCTGCAGACCACGACGGGCCGGCCGATCCAGCTGTTCCGCGAAGGCCGGGTGGTCGAGAAGCTGATCGGGTGA